A stretch of Salarias fasciatus chromosome 23, fSalaFa1.1, whole genome shotgun sequence DNA encodes these proteins:
- the fam78bb gene encoding protein FAM78B, which yields MHGHIRLTLVESQPAVLLPGPARLTWLLLTITFTCTAMGCIQSIACNKSRIKRENIVVYDLSATIDHCPTVIEENSPIVLRYKTPYFKASARILMPPIPRNETWVVGWIQACTQMEFYNTYGDVGMSSWELPQLREGLVRAISDSDGVSYPWYGNTTETVTIVGPTSKPSRFIVSMNDNFYPSVTWAVPVSESNTPLLTNIKRDQSFTTWLVALNTTSREKILLHTIKWRMRVDIAVDPSLPLGSRARLVGRVHQDQPRVLTRMEPIPLNAMGRPNANDAQVLMWRPRRGPPLVVIPSK from the exons ATGCACGGCCACATTAGGTTGACACTGGTCGAGTCCCAGCCCGCAGTGCTGCTCCCCGGGCCCGCCAGGCTCACTTGGCTGCTCCTGACCATCACCTTCACCTGCACGGCCATGGGGTGCATCCAGAGCATAGCCTGCAACAAGTCGCGCATCAAGCGCGAGAACATCGTGGTGTACGACCTGTCCGCCACCATAGACCACTGTCCGACTGTCATCGAGGAAAACTCGCCCATAGTTCTCCGATACAAGACACCCTATTTCAAAGCCTCGGCGCGGATCCTGATGCCCCCCATCCCGCGTAATGAGACATGGGTGGTGGGCTGGATCCAGGCGTGCACGCAGATGGAGTTTTACAACACGTACGGAGACGTCGGCAT GTCGAGCTGGGAGCTGCCGCAGCTACGGGAGGGCCTGGTGAGGGCCATCAGTGACTCAGATGGCGTGAGCTACCCCTGGTATGGAAACACCACGGAAACCGTCACCATAGTCGGTCCCACGTCGAAGCCATCCCGCTTCATCGTCAGCATGAATGACAACTTTTACCCTAGCGTGACCTGGGCTGTGCCGGTCAGCGAATCGAACACACCCTTACTGACTAACATCAAGAGGGACCAGAGCTTCACCACCTGGCTGGTGGCGCTCAACACAACATCCAGGGAAAAGATCCTGCTCCACACCATCAAGTGGCGGATGAGGGTTGACATTGCAGTGGACCCTTCCCTGCCGTTGGGTTCCAGGGCCAGGCTGGTGGGCAGAGTGCATCAGGACCAGCCACGTGTGCTGACCCGCATGGAGCCCATCCCTCTTAACGCTATGGGAAGGCCGAATGCAAACGATGCGCAGGTTCTGATGTGGAGGCCGCGACGAGGCCCCCCACTTGTTGTCATACCGTCCAAGTAG